In Podarcis raffonei isolate rPodRaf1 chromosome 8, rPodRaf1.pri, whole genome shotgun sequence, the genomic window GTCATGGAACAGAGCAATCAGCCTCTGTTTCCCACCCCATAAAAGCTATACGTACCTGCAATACAAAGGACCACATTGAGCAAAAAGGGAGCTCTGGATAAatgggtaaaagtaaagggacccctgatcgttaggtccagtcatggccgactctggggttgcggcactcatctcactttattggccgagggagccggcgtacagcttccgggtcatgtggccagcatgactaagccacttctagcgaaccagagcagcgcacggaaacaccatttaccttcctgccggagcggtacctatttgtctacttgcattttgacacgctttcaaactgctaggttggcaggagggatAAATGGGTAAGCTGGGGTAAATGGGAAGCTGAATCAGAACAATTGTCCTGCTAGCTCAGCTTTGTCTACATTAGTTGACAGTgcatctccaggatttcagacggggAGTCTTCCCCAGCACTCCCTGGAGATGATGCCTGATGACGGTTATTTCTTGCCAGGGATGGCCCTTCCCATTTCACCTGAGGCAAAATAGTTAGGTGCTGTCCTGTGCATGCTATGCACCCCCTTTACCATCTCTACGAAAGCCTTGCTTAGCAATGTTATGCAGCTGTGGCTTCCAGCGAAATCTCACTAGAACTCAGAAGCTGCCACAGCTGCTTCTCCTCACTTCTTCAGTGGCAAGCCAGGGCAGCCCATGGATGAGCCCCTTGGATTCTGCTACCTAAGGCAGCAGCTTCAGTCTacctcatggatgggccagcccTGTGACTAGGCCCTTCAGCAGGCAAAAGCCGGCATtctactacagttgtaccttggaagtcaaacagaatctgttctggaagtccgttcaacttccaaaacattcgaaaaccaaatcatggcttctgattggctgcaggaagttcctgagCTATGCCCCATCTCCTGGTCCAGCATAAGTGTTGGTGCCACTGCTCAACCTTTTAGCTTAGTTTGAAAAACGCACATGCAATCCTCAGAAGAAGGGGAGCAAATAATGCAATTACAGATACCTACACACAAAATATCCCTAATGTCACTCTCACATAACAGTAAAACAAGTGAAACTCACATGGCGTTGCTATCTTGGTGTCTCTTGGGAGTGACGAACAGCAGACGAGTGGGACGGGCATTGCTGGCATCAGGGTGGGCGCTCCATGGCTTGGCATAGCTGTGGTCCAAGAAGACCAGGTCTAGTTCTCTCTCATGGACCgacagctgaaaaagcagagaggTCCCCATCCTCCGTGCCGAGGTTTGGAAGTCTCGCTCAGTGCCTCGGTAAGACATGTCTAGGTTGTATGTCTCTGCCACTAGAACTGGCACAATAAAATCTTACGGCTCCACATTCTTGCTGCTAGGGAAGGATAAAGAAAGAGTGAACAGTGTGAAATAATCTGCTTCTTACCCGTGTTAAGCACATGTTCAGCCATCAAATGAAAACAACAATGTGCATACAGAGGCAATGCCCCCATTTTGCTCAGTTACTCCAATCGAGTCATTATCTCCATGACCTATGAATCAGGCACAAAAATCAACACAAAACAATACATCATAAAACTGATgcaataaaaaaccccaaccataTGCAGAGTTTTGTGTGTATCTGTTTATGTGCATATTTCTAGGGAGGGAGTCCGTGCCTTTCACCAGATTCTCCAAGGGGCCTGTGCTCAGACTAGGTTAAGAGCCACTGGGTTAAAGTATGACCCAGGTTAAAATCTCTGATTATTCTCGAAGTTCAATGGATGATATGGGGCCAGTAATTtgctttcagcctaacctacctcagagggttgtacCTAAAAATTATAGGATTACCCCGCCGCTCTTTCCAACCTCTGACCAAGGCCACTGAAGCCGCTCAGAAACACCCAAGTTCgaagagcagcagcaaaaagagccCCTGAGCATGTACAAAGCGCCCAGAGAttcttctgcccccccccgccaaatcTGGAGCTTCCGTCAGAAATGAGCGCTTGACATCAGAACCTCTTTCTGGACCCAGAGAAGGAGCAGCTATTCCTCACCCACCTCCGGCCAGAGAAAAAACGCGAGGGGGCTCAACGCCGGACCGAAGCCCCGGAACCCCTCGCCGGAATCCAGTCAGGGCAGGCCTCAGGCCTCGGGCGCATTTGCGCATGCGCGGCGCTCTCCCCTCTCCGGAGCCGCCCGTGACtttggaagggaagggagagaaggaaaacccGGCCGGCGGATCCCGCGCTGAGTCCGGGGGAGCCTCCCTTTGGTCGGGAGGACGCGGAACGCGCACAGCTCGGGCGGCCTCCTAGTGAAGAAGGGACTGAGATTTGCAGGCGCCAGGGATCTATATGCAACCGTTGCTGCTGGTTTTGTTCAGGAGATCCCTGcagacaagcaaaaggcatgAATCATAGAATGGTCGCGTCGGAAGGAACCCCGAGGGtcgcaaccccctgcaatgcaggaattaaagcatgcatgacaggtggccacccagcctcttcttaaaaacctcccaggaaggcaAGTCCACCGCATTCCGAGGGAGTCCtttctgctgtcaaacagctcctaccgccagaaagttcttcctggtgtttagtcggaatcgcctttcttgcaacttgaagccattggtccaggtccagcctccagagcaggaggaagcaagcaggtcccctcttccatgtgacggtccttgagatatttgaagttcTCCCCTCAGCCTTCGCTTTTGCAGGCTAACCACGCCAACTCCCTCGACTAGTCTTCCTCATGGTTTCCAAACGCAGCAGAGAAGCGCCGCCTGAGAAAGCGGGCTCGCTGCTTTCTTTCTCGGCCTGACTCGGGACCCCCTTCCCAGATGAACCGAGTTCGAGAGGAAGGTGTTTCTCGAAGCCAAATAagaccagggagggggaaagcgaCGTTTCGTCTCCGTCCTGCGCACGAGCACCATTCACACGTTGATGCTCCCGGCGGAGAAGGAAAGGCGCAGTTCTCCCAACTAGCCTGCAGGGGCCGCTGCTGGAGGCGGGCGTCGAGCAGGGGACACCCTTCTCGACGGCCCGCGGGGATGACGTCATTCGAGCGCCGGGGCTCGTCGTTGCTTTTCGTGCCGGGCGTGGGAACCGGAAGTGCTGGAGGAGCAACTGCAGCTTCCCGGCCCGGTAGCGGGTGGAGAGCGAAACCTTTGGGGGCCTCAGAGCCATGGGGAAGAAGAGTAAGAACGGAGTCCCGGACAGGTGAGCGGTACCTGCCTCGCCCGGGGTGGACGGGGAGCCCCGGACAGGGCCTCCCGCGCCCCGTCGTAATGAGGCGCTGGAGCTGGTGCGAGAACCTCTCCCTCCGTCTTGGTCAGCCCCTCGCGTGGGAGGCTCGTGGGagcttgtatgtatgtatgtatgcctgttatataccactcttcatcccaggcatagctgtcaacttacagatttgaaaataagggatcagcagccaagaTAAGGAATCAACAATTActtttataaaatacatattttgttatgtggaaatggctttagatacctattaagtccataaattaccatatagcatatattcaacacaaaaaaacagcaacaatttgttgttgacaaagcaagctggacatagaaagggccccattaccttcagtagcttatttaagggacatcatcaataagggacatcaGTGGGACATGgtactggaataagggactgtcccaccaaataagggacgcttgccAGCTATGATCCGAGGatgacagggtggtttacaacacaaaaacacataacgAAACAAGGAACATAACACGAAACAAAACCAATAACTCCCCCCCATACACAatataaaaggccatagattgtttaattagccaaaggccaggGAGTAGAGGAATGTTTTCTGCATCACGTATGGCCTTtgaaccatatacagtggtacctcgggttacagacgcttcaggttccagactccgctaacccagaaatagtacctcgggttaagaactttgcttcaggatgagaacagaaatcctgctccggcagcgcagcagcaggccccattagctaaagtggtgcttcaggttaagaacagtttcaggttaagaacggacctccggaacaaattaaggacttaacccgaggtaccactgtatatggcaggAGTCAACCATTTATCCCAGCAGTAGCAGGGTGCCCCTATTCTGCCCATAAAGTTCCATTGTCACttggccataaaggtaaagggacccctgaccgttaggtccagttgcggacaactctggagttgtgtgctcatctcgctctgtagaacaagggagctggcatttgtccacaaacagcttctgggtcatgtggccagcatgactaagccggttctggcgaaccagagcagcgcacagaaacgctgtttacctgtttatctacttgcactttgatgtgctttcgaactgctaggttggcaggagctgggaccgagcaacgggagctcaccccattgcggggattcgaaccgatgaccttctgatcgccaagccctaggctctgtggtttaacccacagcgccacccgccacccATACTGGgcacctaaaaataaaaattaaaaacaagaacttGGTGTTTCCAACGGGAATTTTGCAAATGCTGACTGtatgtaggtacagtggtacctcagtttacaaacttaatccgttcaggaagtccttttttaaaccaaaaccattcttaaaccaaagtgtttaaagtgtgctttccctaatgaggcctcccgctgctggtgcccttccaccattcggattctgctcttagaccgaggtaaagtttgcaaactgggacactacttccagttttgcgttGTTCGTATACCGAAtggttcgtaaacaggactgttcttaaaccgaggtaccacagtacttgaAATCCAATATTTCCAACAGTGCCATAATGCCATTTCATCCAATCACACCCCAAAGCAGCCAAATGATGattcctttaaaatgtttttgctttcataggggtatgttgttgttatttttattattaattaaatttatatactgcccatcatctgaagatcacagggcagttgacagtataaaaacacaaaaacacatagcATGCTGTGTTTTGCTCTGGACCACACCAGTGagccttgtcatctgggcagcccaggacctgcaTACAGGCAATCCTCATTTTGCACAGGGGTTCCGTTGACCCGTTTTTGAGGGTCAAGCCTGCATTATCCTTCCTCCCATCCTAGGCTGTATTTTATGGTTGTCTTACAGTGGAATAGATTGGGATCTAGCTTTTGTACGTATAGCTGTCGTTTAGATGCTGTTAGTGTGAATGGTGTTTTAATGTTACCAAAAAAGGCAAATCCCTGTTCTGAACAGAGATCTTCTCCTGTTGAATTGTATCTGCTTTCTCCATCATATTTATGCAGAAGCagtaaatttcatttcatttcacttttaagtgTAAGGTCTCTCTTCTAGATGGACTCATTACATACCTCTTGGAAAGAGAATACCTGGAACACGCTTTATAGCTTTTAAAGTTCCACTTAAGAAGGTAGGTATGGCTCTATGTGTTATGTAAATGTAAGGTTGCTCTTGGTCTGTTTGCATTGTGCTTTAGTCCAAATTCCAGAGCTCATGTTTTCATCTGAGCAAAGTTCAGTGTATAGCAGTGGTTCCCAGACATTTTTGGGCCACTATTCCCTTAGTTCCATAAACATCTGCCCCATAGCCTATAAAAAGCAGTATTCAGGACAGAGGTTTGCATGACCCACCAAGGAAAATTGGAACACAATAAATTTCAAAACAGTgccaattaattgcacatttattcaaaatcagttaaaactatttagtttaataaaTTCAGCAGAATTGattaacttgatccagtgatagtTTGATATAGGATTGgcatatgtccagatttccccggacatatctggaataGTGAAGTTGGCAGCAGTGTTCGGgtgcaaatcaataaaaatgtccaggaaaatccggacgtatggcagcccatggcagcagtgctgtttttgctatttatccATAAAAAATAGCTCCAACCActttgcctcccccccaaaaaaaaacctttgccaaaagaactcaacaacttttctgtccggatttccACTGTtcgaaatatggcaagcctatttTGATGGTAATTCACACCTCCTTTGCTCCCTTGcttcccccttgcctcttagctcCACCTTATGTAATAACTGCAGCCCCAGGTGCACAACTGGCTACTTTGGGAACcactagtgcatgggtaggcaacctaaggcccgtgggccagatgcggcccaatcgccttctcaatctggcccatggatggtccgggaatcagtgtatctctgggttatttgtggggcctgcctggtgtttttacatgagtagaatgtgtgattttatttaaaaggcatctctgggttatttgtggggcataggaatttgtgtcgcccccccccgcccccaaatatatagtccggcccaccacatggtctgagggacagtggaccggcccacggatgaaaaaggttgctgacccctgcaactAGTATATAGGGTAATTGTATCTAAGGTTCTATTCATAATAGTCTAATTTAGCTTATCTAGCCTTGTCAGTTCCCAGCTGCAAGGATACACATCccagttcttgttgttgttgttgtttggttgtttagtcatgtccgactcttcgtgaccccctggaccagagcacgccaggcactcctgtcttccactgcctcctgcagtttggtcaaactcatgctggtagcttcaagaacactgtccaaccatctcatcctccgtcgtgtccttcaccttgtgccctcaatctatcCCAGTTCTTATGACTGGCCTaaaactgtaaaaaacaaaaaacacacacataaaaacaccAGGTCACAAGATATTATGATTACCATTATTTCTGGTAATTTTAGTCCAGTGTAAGATTTTGAGTGTCTTAGAGTGCTAAAATAGCTTTAATACTATGTGTGGTAATCTTAAGTAATACAAGACTATCCAAATACAGTTGTACTCTCCTTTGGATGATTGTCAGGGGGTCTAGATGCAGCATCCAGTGAAGTAGTTcaattagtgcaaggatttctgcctgtGCAATGGAAATTTCATTGTGCAAACTGAAATCCTTGTGCTACTTTGTTAGACACTACCCTTAGAGTTTAACAGCAACCTATAACTGTTGGTTGAATACTTTCTTTTCAGACTTTTGATTGGAAACTTGCTCCAAATGAACGGTTTTCTCCATTAGACCTTATTAATCAGGTTACAGAACAGAAAGAAGAACTTGGCTTGGTCATTGACTTAACATACACCACCCGCTATTATGAGCCAGAGGTAAGTTCAGTTTCCCAAACTTATGTGAAAGGGGTAGATACTGTGTTTGGTAGCTTTCTCAATCTGGAATTGGTTGTTAGCACTAGAATCTTGTTTGCTGACAATTTGTTCTGCTAAGAACTGAAATGAAACTTTGAAGAAATGGATTAAAGTTCCTTTTCAGCATGCAGTAGCTATAAACAGTGCCATGTGCAGTATTTAAAATGTGGTGTGTATTGAGGGGCTCAGACATCAAGTAGATATGACACTCTGGGGGGTTTCTTGTCAAGATGGGTGGAAATATTCCTCTGATTTTCATTCCTCTGCAAACAACATCACAACAGGCTGAGTTTTCTGCCTGAAAAGAGGGGTGGGGTTTATAATCAATCATAGCCATAGCTGTTTTCTAGGAAGCTATAAAAAGCAAGTTGGTTTTGGTTAGATTTGTATGCTATGGTCATGTGTACAGCTGACCTATAGGCGTATCATGTGACTTTGCATCATGGTCTCCAGACCTGCAAGaacactgcatgatccagtaacTGACCTACAGAAGATGGTGGTTGGCTTTAGGGCAGGTGTGGCAAACTTGCAGCCCATGGACAAAATTTGGTGTACTGCACTGTTTGCCTAAAACCACATCCGCCtatcccacacctgatgtcatacgcAACATCCTGCAGAAAGGAGAATCAAGTTCAGTTCTGGTTGGTCACAATTTCACCTCACCCCTGTGGGTTAACTTCGACATCTGGGTTaatcacccacctgtcaaagttggcccatgagGTAGGGAATGATAAAGATCTGACCTACTGGGCCAAAaagattcctcacccctgctttagGGTAGTGGGCAGGGCTACAGaaggagcattaaaaaaaaaattccttttgtGACCCAGGGAGAATTTCTAACTGGTTTGCTGGCTTGACTCTAGTCAGACTAGGTGGGTGAGGGGGTTCCATTCTGAGCTGCCTAGGAAGAAAGTGAGTGCTGAAAGTATGGAGATGTgtgctgcaatttttaaaaataatctctgCATTTAAACCCGGGAATAGTCCTGTGTGGTTGGCTTGTTTGGTGTACATTGCAACTATTTGTGTTTCATATGTTCTTGCAGGAGCTCCTAGGCACGACGCAGTACTGCAAAATTGTAACTGTTGGCCATGAAGTACCAAATAATGAGACAGTGTTTGAATTTAAAAGTGCTGTTAAAAAGTTCCTGATGGAGAATCAACATAATGGTGAGCATGATTTGATGGATTTATCTAAGACAGCAGAGCAATTATGAAGGTAGCCATTAGCGATTGTGTGgcatgtcttttttattttaccgtatttttcgccctataggacgcaccgtcccataaggcgcaactagttttttgggggggaaataaaggggaaaattttatttcccccccaggtgcggggctggggcaggggaagcccgagcttcccccgaccccagcccccagaacaggcaactctctgcaagccatgggagcccgacGTCGGGCTCCCGCACCTTGCGGAGAGCCGCACGAAGAGTGCAGCAcgcccagccttcggcatgcaggcaactctccacaagccgtgggagcccagcacagggctcccgcgccttgcggagagccgCGCGAAGtctgggcgtgctgagctcagcgcgcccagccttcagcatgcaggcaactctccgcaagcctagagagcgagaggggtcggtgcgcaccgacccctctcgctctccaagcttcagcgaatgcctgcattcgccccataggacgcacatacatttccccttcatttttggaggggaaaaggtgcgtcctatggggcgaaaaatacggtagttggatAGATGCTTTAGCTGGTTGCCTGGCTGAACCATGCCATGGTGAAAATGTACATGGTGGAAACAGGCATGTTCCTGTCCCCACTGGCTTGCAGTTTAAAGGTGGATattggggaagggaggaaggaggggagcgAGGAGGAATTGTTCTCTTCTTGAAACATGCCAATCTACCCTTGGCAGCCAATCTGGAAGCTAAGTTCCTGCTCTTTATGAATGGAAGCACTAGGGTACTCTTTCTAGCTTCTGAGGCATGGCAAAACTTTACATGAATTTGCTTTTTCAGAGTTGCTGTGTGTAACTGTGTTTGTGCACTGCAGAGATTAGTGTTTTATCTAACACTTGACCATAAATATCATTATCTCCAAACAATTGTGGCAAATGTCAGACAGTACCTGACAAGCAACTTGATGAAGAATAAAGTTGCCTCTGCAACTGAGCCTTTGTTAAACCAGTTTGTGCTTCCAATTTCCCTAGATAAGCTTATTGGAGTTCACTGCACACATGGTTTGAATCGAACTGGTTACCTTGTTTGCAGGTAAGTTGCTCTTGAAACAAATCCAGGTCAGCAGTCTAGTTTGATAGTTggaacatgttataaaaatgaataattGAGTATCTGCCACAAGGGTTCTTGCTTCAGTGTAAATTCAATAAATCCTCCTGGATAGAAGTGTTCATTTGTTTACATGTTTACATAAAAGGGCTGTCTTCCATGCATTAGTCAGTTAAGCTGGTGGGTTGTGACGTGAAGCTGGATCATAGTTTAACCAAAGATGGGTCATGTCAGCGGTCCGATTATTTCCCTGTAGTTTTAATAGTTTTAAGAAGAGATAAAAGGAGAGATGGCCAAAGGGCCCATATTCTATATTTATCAAATTTGCCTAAGTTGCAACTTGGAATTAAAGGTATGTTCTGAGTTTGAAAAGGTTGGAGAAACTGTCCTACATAATTATACTTCTAAGAGTGAGGTGATATTTTATTTCTTAGTATGGTTTTGTGGATTTAGCCAGGCTGTCACTGTTATCCAACAGGGTTTATCTCAATATTAGGTTTTTTTAAGCTGGCCAGGAGACCATGGAGACTTCCCAGCTGACCCCAAAACATAGATTCAGAATACCCTTCATTTATCCCTTTATTAATACACTCCTTCAGAATAATTATGAGATGGGATTAAACTAACTTTTACttagagttaataataataataataataataataataataataataataataataatttatttatttataccccgcccatctggctgggcctccccagtcactctgggtggcttccaaccagatattaaaaacacaatacaacattaaaaattaaaaacttccctaaacagggctgccttcagatgtcttttaaaagtgagATAGtagcttattgccttgacatctgatgggagggcgttccacagggcaggcgccaccaccaagaaggccctctgcctggttccctgaaattaatggccatggctaacttaggtttattaatttcagtgggtgtactctAGTAAAAGATAATTGACTACAACTCATGGCTTTTACAGCACTTTAAAATAGAACACAGCAGACAGCATGGCGTAGGTTCCTAAAACACTGCtatttttaaattctgttttgaGTGATGTTTTAACTGTTCCATTATGTGCAGTATTTTGAATGTTGTTGGCTATGCTGAGCTTCCTTTCAAGAGGAACAACAGGTATAAATCTAATGAAATAAGTTTGAATTCTATAAATCTAGCATCCATAGATAGTTTTAAATCTTAGTAAGCTCTAATACCACGCTGTTTGGGTGATCAAACCAACATAGTTGGTGTAAATCTTACAAAAAACCCAGATATGTAGTC contains:
- the DUSP11 gene encoding LOW QUALITY PROTEIN: RNA/RNP complex-1-interacting phosphatase (The sequence of the model RefSeq protein was modified relative to this genomic sequence to represent the inferred CDS: inserted 1 base in 1 codon), which translates into the protein MNRVREEGVSRSQIRPGRGKATFRLRPAHEHHSHVDAPGGEGKAQFSQLACRGRCWRRASSRGHPSRRPAGMTSFERRGSSLLFVPGVGTGSAGGATAASRPGSGXESETFGGLRAMGKKSKNGVPDRWTHYIPLGKRIPGTRFIAFKVPLKKTFDWKLAPNERFSPLDLINQVTEQKEELGLVIDLTYTTRYYEPEELLGTTQYCKIVTVGHEVPNNETVFEFKSAVKKFLMENQHNDKLIGVHCTHGLNRTGYLVCRYLIDVEGMDPNMAIELFNRCRGHSIERKNYIEALRGGSGRRNHYMAASGRGWMKGYYGPVGNPAFEATYSQQHLQPFPLETPRHFPPRRGRGGQNPQRKPYHTNHRNLINCYDSGQSVYHPQYLPTADITHQGLDYSVRSSQGLHYSSYQQQLQGHAGPHFPVQSPHYPQQQGRYKIVRRDR